From the Anaerolineae bacterium genome, one window contains:
- a CDS encoding PD40 domain-containing protein: MRKKHAFATVAGLIVIIFLSPLGLSTCYSKEEAPSFILAFASDRSGAGDIFVLDQTGQLLNLTNHPDADWDPAWSPDGRSLAFTSHRAGNSDIWLLNTGQTEENLQLRNLTNEPAWDYSPTWSPSGQSVAFVSERDGDPEIFVQNINENTAIQLTFNEELERLPAWSPDGKYLAFAAVRNGVEEIYRIRPDGTDEQLVTPHPVQGTAPAWAPDSQRLAFIGWDEENRAGIYVIGPQVDNMIRLYQGSAWLGSLDWSADGQWLTFTSWETGNHEVYTLPAGGGDPLRLTIDGAWDDFLTINPTVTFTPPASASIAQAAPALNPPPRSDLIAGVNMADLSLAYLINDMGFTWAKGYVNWATVEPEPGQFRWVDPDNVVKAFGDQQVKILLRVHGTPEWARPTDSMYTHPPTNMADLANFLTALVSRYQGQVAAYEIWNEPNLHYEWGYLQPNSADYTQMLQTAYPAIKKTDPEALVISGGLATTGQGSPTAYGDLAFLQGMYQAGAKGYFDALGSHPYAYGRSPDEPDPDGLSLTRVVEQHKVMQANDDGDTPIWITEVGWVLQSSWDLGEHTPIGVTEAQQAEYLARTYAKAEYEWPFVEALFLFNLDFSTVSWYPASEPMRWYAVLNPDRTPRPAYTILRQTTHAQ; the protein is encoded by the coding sequence ATGCGTAAAAAACATGCTTTTGCCACCGTAGCCGGGCTGATCGTCATTATCTTCCTCTCCCCCCTCGGCCTCTCCACCTGCTACTCAAAAGAAGAAGCGCCCTCCTTCATTCTCGCTTTCGCCTCCGACCGCAGCGGCGCAGGCGACATTTTTGTTTTGGACCAGACCGGCCAACTGCTCAATTTGACCAACCACCCCGACGCTGATTGGGACCCGGCCTGGTCGCCCGACGGCCGAAGCCTGGCTTTCACCAGCCACCGCGCCGGTAATAGCGACATCTGGTTGCTGAACACCGGCCAAACTGAAGAAAATCTTCAGCTCCGCAACCTGACCAATGAACCGGCCTGGGATTACAGCCCCACCTGGTCTCCCAGCGGGCAGAGCGTGGCCTTTGTGTCTGAGCGAGACGGTGATCCGGAAATTTTTGTGCAAAATATCAACGAGAATACCGCCATCCAACTCACCTTCAACGAGGAATTGGAGCGCCTCCCGGCCTGGTCGCCCGACGGCAAGTACTTGGCTTTTGCCGCCGTGCGCAACGGCGTTGAAGAAATTTACCGCATCCGGCCCGACGGCACCGACGAACAACTGGTCACACCCCATCCGGTTCAGGGCACCGCCCCGGCCTGGGCCCCGGATAGCCAACGCCTGGCCTTCATCGGTTGGGACGAAGAAAACCGGGCCGGTATTTACGTTATCGGTCCCCAAGTGGATAATATGATCCGGCTGTATCAAGGCAGCGCCTGGTTGGGTTCGCTGGATTGGTCTGCCGACGGCCAATGGCTCACCTTTACCTCATGGGAAACCGGCAATCACGAAGTATATACCCTGCCGGCCGGCGGCGGCGATCCTCTCCGCCTGACCATAGACGGGGCCTGGGATGATTTTTTAACCATCAATCCCACTGTTACCTTCACCCCCCCTGCCTCCGCCAGCATTGCCCAGGCCGCCCCGGCCCTGAACCCGCCGCCTCGTTCTGACTTAATCGCCGGGGTTAATATGGCCGATCTGAGCCTGGCGTATTTGATCAACGATATGGGTTTTACCTGGGCCAAGGGCTATGTTAATTGGGCCACGGTAGAACCTGAGCCGGGCCAATTTCGGTGGGTGGACCCGGATAACGTGGTTAAAGCTTTTGGCGACCAGCAGGTCAAAATTCTCTTGCGCGTACATGGCACGCCGGAATGGGCGCGTCCCACCGACAGTATGTACACCCATCCCCCCACCAATATGGCCGACTTGGCTAATTTTTTAACCGCCCTGGTCAGTCGCTACCAGGGACAAGTAGCAGCCTATGAAATTTGGAACGAACCCAACCTGCATTATGAATGGGGGTATCTCCAGCCCAATTCGGCGGATTATACCCAAATGCTCCAAACAGCCTACCCGGCCATAAAAAAAACAGACCCGGAAGCCCTGGTGATTAGCGGCGGCCTGGCCACCACCGGCCAGGGGTCGCCCACTGCTTACGGCGACCTGGCTTTTTTACAAGGCATGTACCAGGCCGGGGCCAAAGGTTATTTTGACGCTCTGGGCAGCCATCCTTATGCTTATGGCCGCAGCCCCGATGAACCTGATCCCGATGGGCTGTCGCTTACGCGGGTGGTTGAACAACACAAAGTTATGCAAGCTAATGACGACGGCGATACGCCCATTTGGATTACCGAAGTGGGGTGGGTGCTGCAAAGCAGTTGGGACCTGGGGGAACATACCCCTATCGGCGTTACCGAAGCGCAGCAAGCCGAATACCTGGCCCGCACCTACGCCAAAGCTGAATACGAGTGGCCCTTTGTGGAAGCGCTCTTTTTATTTAATCTTGATTTCAGCACGGTCTCCTGGTATCCTGCCTCGGAGCC
- a CDS encoding chemotaxis protein CheW has translation MEEQLVVFELNEESYGVNVTQVQSIIPMQEIVTVPNAPIFIEGVVNLRGSVIPVIDLRRRFNLPLPPDPEGNGKKGKRKQVIVIMELDDLLVGLIVDRVTEVTKIAEADVEPPSPLLASVDTAYLRGIGKFKKKADEEAGEVEGKLVILLDLNRVFSREEQQALVEAA, from the coding sequence ATGGAAGAACAATTGGTTGTTTTTGAACTCAATGAAGAATCGTACGGGGTGAATGTAACCCAGGTGCAGAGCATTATCCCCATGCAGGAGATAGTGACGGTGCCCAATGCCCCCATCTTCATTGAAGGTGTGGTCAATTTGCGGGGATCGGTGATCCCGGTGATTGACCTGCGCCGTCGTTTCAATTTGCCGCTGCCACCGGACCCGGAAGGCAACGGCAAAAAAGGCAAGCGTAAACAGGTGATTGTGATTATGGAATTGGATGATTTGCTGGTGGGCCTGATTGTGGACAGAGTGACCGAGGTGACCAAAATCGCCGAGGCTGATGTTGAACCACCGTCACCTTTGTTAGCCAGCGTGGACACGGCTTACCTGCGCGGCATTGGCAAATTCAAAAAGAAAGCCGATGAGGAAGCCGGCGAGGTTGAAGGCAAATTGGTCATTCTGCTCGACCTGAACCGCGTGTTCTCGCGGGAAGAGCAGCAGGCGCTGGTTGAGGCGGCGTAA